In Leuconostocaceae bacterium ESL0723, the following proteins share a genomic window:
- a CDS encoding ABC-F family ATP-binding cassette domain-containing protein, which translates to MGLLDVSGLSMAYAEKTLYEDAAFELQPGEHMGIVGQNGAGKSTLIKIITNQVLPLSGKIEWQKGLKIGYLDQYAEIPEGLTLVDFLHTAYKDLYDKQKRATELYEKYAETMDDKLLERAGRLQEELDAAGFYDVDTEIERVISGLGLEAIGRDRELEHMSGGQRAKVILAKLLLENDDVIILDEPTNFLDVAHIQWLEGFLQDYEGATLIISHDFDFLDKVTNAIVDVSFGKITKYRGSFKKAMRQKEERTEQQLREYEKQQEEINKAEKFIAKNKARASTSKQARSREKMLARMDKIDPPAENLKAKFNFPYVNSQSANALTVNELSVGYDQPILSPVTFSVTTGEKLVFQGFNGAGKSTLIKSILGDLKPLAGDSEFSPSAVVNYFDQDLAWDDDQKTPLQEMQDRFPTTQPKELRQRLAAAGINAENASKPLFQLSGGEQTKVKLAIMEMKPSNFLILDEPTNHLDEDTKQALRRAIEAFPGNVIMVSHETSFTEGLGDKTLNVAALSYRDSQD; encoded by the coding sequence ATGGGACTACTAGACGTTAGCGGCTTGAGCATGGCTTATGCCGAGAAAACTTTATATGAAGATGCCGCCTTTGAATTACAACCAGGCGAGCATATGGGGATTGTCGGTCAAAACGGGGCCGGCAAGTCGACCTTAATTAAGATTATTACCAACCAGGTTCTGCCGCTTTCGGGCAAGATTGAGTGGCAAAAGGGCCTAAAAATTGGCTACCTGGACCAGTATGCCGAAATTCCAGAGGGGTTGACCCTGGTGGATTTTCTGCACACCGCTTACAAAGACCTATACGACAAGCAAAAGCGGGCGACGGAACTCTACGAAAAGTACGCGGAAACCATGGATGATAAGCTTTTAGAGCGGGCTGGCCGCCTGCAAGAAGAGCTCGATGCCGCTGGTTTCTATGATGTCGACACTGAGATTGAACGTGTTATCAGTGGGCTGGGGCTGGAAGCCATCGGCCGTGATCGGGAACTGGAACACATGTCTGGTGGTCAGCGGGCTAAGGTCATCTTGGCCAAGCTCCTGCTGGAAAATGACGACGTTATTATCCTCGATGAGCCGACCAACTTCTTGGATGTGGCTCACATTCAGTGGCTGGAAGGCTTCTTACAGGACTATGAAGGGGCAACCCTGATTATTTCCCACGACTTTGATTTCTTAGACAAGGTGACCAACGCCATTGTTGATGTTTCCTTTGGTAAGATTACCAAGTACCGTGGCTCCTTTAAGAAGGCCATGCGCCAAAAGGAAGAGCGGACCGAGCAGCAGCTGCGCGAGTACGAAAAGCAGCAGGAAGAAATCAACAAGGCCGAGAAGTTTATCGCCAAGAACAAGGCCCGGGCTTCAACTTCTAAGCAGGCCCGTTCCCGGGAGAAGATGCTGGCCCGGATGGATAAGATTGATCCCCCGGCAGAGAACTTGAAGGCCAAGTTTAACTTCCCTTACGTGAACTCGCAGTCGGCCAACGCCCTGACGGTTAATGAACTGTCAGTCGGCTATGACCAACCAATTTTATCACCGGTGACCTTCTCAGTCACCACTGGAGAGAAGTTGGTCTTCCAGGGCTTTAACGGGGCTGGTAAGTCAACCTTGATTAAGTCCATCCTGGGGGACTTGAAGCCACTGGCTGGGGACTCGGAGTTCTCACCATCAGCGGTGGTGAACTACTTTGACCAGGACCTGGCCTGGGATGATGATCAGAAAACCCCCTTGCAGGAAATGCAGGACCGTTTTCCAACCACTCAGCCCAAAGAACTACGTCAGCGTTTGGCCGCGGCTGGGATTAACGCGGAAAATGCCAGCAAGCCCCTTTTCCAACTTTCTGGAGGGGAGCAGACCAAGGTTAAGTTGGCCATCATGGAAATGAAGCCGAGTAACTTCCTGATTTTAGATGAGCCGACTAACCACTTAGACGAAGATACGAAACAGGCCCTGCGGCGGGCAATCGAGGCCTTCCCTGGCAATGTCATCATGGTTTCCCACGAAACCAGTTTTACTGAGGGACTGGGGGACAAAACCTTGAACGTGGCGGCCTTGAGCTACCGTGACAGTCAAGATTAG
- a CDS encoding LysM peptidoglycan-binding domain-containing protein yields the protein MRPKQVRQKKAAKHFVNAGATTLMVTSAMLPASLLTQSAQVKADDRPGSKKDGQSNWVQNTADQVRDQIAQQGKPADAADYQVQWGDTLDTIAANYDTTAADLAQRFHLPNEGMILAGYKLSDQAQAQGNLADAGYQVSSQSVVPATTSDDQGSKLLVVDPNQGLAAPTEATPQAQDVMAANANAGSASASTAGSAAASTAADNQAASSLSVSTSAAASQQGSQQAAAAAAPAYRLPAESAADSQAQAPVTPVVNSQSSQSTAAKPVVTNVASSQSTAQTVGDTADHTGVSQDLNQIYGSMNASESAQTTATSQAQSTTANQAASASQSASQASYQQQSAANSQAAQQSAAASQQASQAAANSQSISASQAAAAAVPASTSTTVSAHKVDNDKLVNWFYNNEGKLTYSMSGSRNGTDGTADCSGAMTEALYEAGASQPAYLYNTDSLHSYLTQNGYKLIAENQSWDAQKGDIVIWGQKGASNGAAGHVQVISSNDPNAKAISVSYYTGGATGTAVSELPYDQYYNKVAKADGEAPYTYVYRQV from the coding sequence ATGAGGCCGAAACAAGTGCGGCAAAAGAAGGCTGCTAAACATTTTGTGAATGCGGGTGCCACAACGTTAATGGTGACTAGTGCGATGCTGCCGGCATCACTCCTAACGCAGTCTGCCCAAGTTAAGGCAGATGACCGTCCCGGTTCTAAAAAAGATGGACAGAGTAACTGGGTCCAGAACACGGCTGACCAGGTCCGTGACCAGATTGCTCAGCAGGGTAAGCCAGCCGATGCGGCTGACTACCAGGTTCAGTGGGGTGATACCCTTGACACCATCGCTGCCAACTATGACACGACGGCTGCTGACTTGGCCCAGCGCTTCCACCTGCCTAATGAGGGGATGATTCTTGCGGGCTATAAGCTTAGCGATCAGGCACAGGCTCAGGGTAACCTGGCTGATGCTGGCTACCAGGTCAGCAGCCAAAGCGTGGTGCCAGCCACTACTAGCGACGACCAGGGCAGCAAGCTCTTAGTTGTTGACCCTAACCAGGGTCTGGCAGCGCCAACTGAAGCAACGCCACAGGCCCAAGACGTGATGGCGGCTAATGCTAACGCTGGTAGTGCCAGTGCAAGTACGGCTGGCAGTGCTGCTGCATCAACTGCGGCTGATAACCAGGCTGCTAGCAGCCTGTCCGTGTCAACCTCAGCGGCTGCTTCCCAACAGGGTAGCCAGCAGGCTGCCGCTGCTGCGGCCCCTGCTTACCGTCTGCCAGCTGAAAGTGCCGCTGATAGTCAGGCTCAGGCACCAGTAACGCCAGTGGTAAACAGCCAGTCAAGCCAGTCTACTGCTGCTAAGCCAGTGGTAACTAACGTTGCAAGCAGTCAGAGCACTGCCCAGACGGTTGGTGACACGGCTGATCACACCGGGGTTAGCCAGGACTTGAACCAGATTTATGGTTCGATGAATGCCTCTGAAAGTGCCCAAACTACGGCCACTTCTCAGGCTCAGTCAACGACCGCCAACCAGGCGGCTTCTGCCAGTCAGTCTGCCTCTCAGGCCAGCTACCAACAGCAGTCAGCTGCTAACAGCCAGGCTGCTCAGCAATCCGCAGCTGCGTCCCAGCAGGCCAGTCAGGCGGCAGCAAACAGCCAGTCAATCAGTGCCAGCCAGGCCGCTGCCGCAGCGGTACCAGCTTCGACTAGTACTACTGTCAGTGCCCACAAGGTTGACAATGATAAGTTGGTCAACTGGTTCTACAACAACGAAGGTAAGTTGACTTATAGTATGAGCGGTTCCCGGAATGGGACCGATGGCACGGCTGATTGTTCCGGTGCCATGACGGAGGCCCTTTACGAGGCCGGTGCTAGTCAACCTGCTTACTTATATAATACGGATAGCTTGCACAGTTATCTTACCCAGAATGGTTACAAGTTGATTGCTGAGAACCAGTCATGGGATGCCCAGAAGGGTGATATCGTTATTTGGGGTCAAAAGGGTGCTTCTAACGGCGCTGCTGGTCACGTTCAAGTGATTAGCTCAAATGATCCAAATGCGAAGGCCATTTCGGTCAGCTACTATACTGGTGGTGCTACTGGTACTGCGGTTAGTGAACTGCCATACGACCAGTATTACAACAAGGTGGCCAAGGCCGATGGCGAGGCGCCATACACTTACGTTTACCGTCAAGTTTAA
- a CDS encoding aminotransferase class III-fold pyridoxal phosphate-dependent enzyme, with the protein MATSDIKAEQLEYVLQPWVKQAGLDPLVVTKGEGVYFWDDKGEKYTDMSSLLINNNIGFNNQEVNQAIADQLSKFAFVSPVYAAESRSKLAKAIIDKLPDEFGKVFFANAGTEANESALKIARAYTGKQKVLSRYRSYHGATQGSGGLTGEPRKHFSEPLSPGFVKFFDPYLYHAPLKFSSEEEATDYYLKTLRDQIIYEGPEDIAAIWLETITGSNGVIIPPKGYLKGVRELCDEFNILMVCDEVMVGFYRTGKLFAFQNFDVVPDIITFAKGVTSGYVPLGGVVVQSKIADYYNDNPMPTGLTYSGHPLACAAGVASMKFYDDHKIGEHVQEVGKELKAALEDLKKKHPSVGDIRSIGLFAAVEFTRNPETHEPLVPYGRDPEGIMPKLVAELKKRHFMTYSHESVIFVAPPLIITSEELAAEFPKLDEVMSIADEIVAG; encoded by the coding sequence ATGGCAACATCGGATATTAAGGCAGAGCAATTGGAATACGTGTTGCAACCGTGGGTTAAGCAAGCTGGCTTAGACCCGCTGGTCGTTACCAAGGGCGAAGGCGTCTACTTCTGGGATGACAAGGGTGAAAAGTACACCGACATGTCATCTCTTCTAATCAATAATAATATTGGCTTCAATAATCAGGAGGTCAATCAGGCGATTGCCGATCAGCTCAGTAAATTTGCCTTTGTATCACCGGTGTATGCCGCTGAATCCCGTTCAAAGCTGGCTAAGGCAATTATTGATAAGTTGCCTGACGAGTTTGGTAAAGTATTCTTCGCCAACGCCGGTACCGAAGCGAACGAAAGTGCTTTGAAAATTGCCCGGGCCTATACTGGTAAGCAAAAAGTGCTGTCCCGCTACCGTTCTTACCACGGTGCAACCCAGGGTTCTGGTGGCTTAACTGGTGAACCACGGAAGCATTTCTCAGAACCCTTATCACCAGGATTTGTTAAGTTCTTTGATCCTTACTTGTACCATGCACCGTTGAAGTTTAGCAGTGAAGAAGAAGCAACTGACTACTATCTAAAGACCCTGCGGGACCAAATTATTTATGAAGGCCCCGAAGATATCGCGGCCATCTGGTTGGAAACGATTACCGGATCAAACGGGGTAATTATTCCACCAAAGGGTTACTTGAAGGGTGTCCGTGAGCTCTGTGACGAGTTCAACATTTTGATGGTCTGTGATGAAGTTATGGTTGGTTTCTACCGGACTGGTAAGCTCTTTGCCTTCCAGAACTTTGACGTGGTGCCTGACATTATCACCTTTGCCAAGGGGGTTACCTCCGGTTACGTTCCCCTTGGTGGCGTGGTGGTCCAATCTAAGATTGCCGATTACTACAACGACAACCCCATGCCAACTGGTTTGACTTATTCTGGCCACCCACTGGCCTGTGCGGCCGGCGTAGCTAGCATGAAGTTCTATGACGATCACAAGATTGGCGAACATGTCCAAGAGGTTGGTAAGGAACTCAAGGCTGCCCTCGAAGATTTGAAGAAAAAGCACCCAAGTGTGGGTGATATTCGTTCGATTGGTCTCTTTGCGGCGGTTGAATTTACGCGCAATCCAGAGACCCATGAACCATTGGTGCCTTATGGACGTGATCCGGAAGGTATTATGCCGAAGTTGGTTGCCGAATTGAAGAAGCGTCACTTCATGACTTATTCCCATGAAAGTGTTATCTTTGTGGCACCACCATTGATTATCACCAGCGAAGAGCTAGCGGCTGAATTCCCTAAGCTCGACGAAGTGATGTCAATTGCTGATGAGATTGTTGCTGGATAA
- a CDS encoding amino acid permease — MAAPTNNVEVNQDGTRRTLSNRHVQMIAIGGTIGTGLFLGSGSTISQSGPSIMILYALLGMVFFFMMRSIGEMLYAHPEQHTFVAFITKYLGMSQGVFAGVTYWLGLIFTGMAELTAIAIYVKFWFPHWNSAVIQIVFLVALALLNVLAAKIFGETEFWFAIIKIVAIISMIVTGIFMVLTGFRDPNGVQASFGNVFHNFQMFPHGVNAFIGSIPLVFFSLIAMEFIGITIGETKNPRAVLKKAVNQTVYRILLFYIGALFIIMSITPWTTIQASSSPFVQVFKLAGLPAAAAIINFVVLTSAASSLNSVIFSSGRHLYQIAEEVNWKTIKPLSKIAKNGIPIAAILFSVALMFFAPVISSVPAINNAFQFVSGAASDLFLFVYVLTMLAHRKFRQSSDFLPNGFKMPFYNISSPLTITAFIIVFLTLFTNPNDVIPAVGAVAWIIIFGGFCYLMYRGHNHEID, encoded by the coding sequence ATGGCAGCACCAACCAACAACGTCGAGGTTAACCAAGACGGTACCCGGCGGACCCTATCCAATCGTCATGTTCAAATGATCGCCATTGGTGGCACGATTGGTACCGGGCTCTTTCTCGGTTCAGGTAGTACCATTTCCCAATCGGGACCTTCCATTATGATTTTGTACGCCCTCTTAGGGATGGTGTTCTTCTTCATGATGCGGTCCATCGGTGAAATGCTCTACGCCCACCCTGAGCAGCACACGTTCGTGGCCTTTATCACCAAATACCTTGGCATGAGCCAGGGGGTCTTTGCCGGCGTAACTTACTGGTTAGGATTGATTTTCACCGGGATGGCCGAATTAACCGCCATTGCAATCTACGTTAAGTTCTGGTTCCCACATTGGAATAGCGCTGTAATCCAGATTGTTTTCCTGGTGGCCTTAGCCCTGCTAAACGTTCTGGCAGCCAAGATCTTTGGTGAAACCGAATTCTGGTTTGCCATTATCAAAATTGTGGCCATTATTTCCATGATTGTTACTGGAATCTTCATGGTCCTGACTGGTTTCCGTGATCCCAACGGAGTCCAGGCTAGCTTTGGCAACGTCTTCCACAACTTCCAGATGTTCCCTCACGGGGTAAACGCCTTTATCGGTTCGATCCCACTGGTATTCTTCTCATTGATTGCCATGGAGTTCATCGGTATCACCATTGGTGAAACTAAGAACCCTCGGGCCGTTTTGAAGAAGGCCGTTAACCAAACGGTTTACCGGATTTTGCTCTTCTACATTGGTGCTTTGTTCATTATCATGTCCATCACGCCATGGACCACCATCCAGGCTAGCAGCAGTCCTTTCGTCCAAGTTTTCAAGTTAGCTGGTCTACCTGCTGCGGCAGCGATTATTAACTTTGTTGTTCTGACGTCAGCCGCCTCATCACTGAACAGTGTGATTTTCTCGAGTGGTCGGCACCTTTATCAGATTGCTGAAGAAGTTAACTGGAAGACCATCAAGCCCCTGAGTAAGATCGCTAAAAACGGGATTCCAATCGCGGCCATCCTATTCTCAGTTGCCCTGATGTTCTTTGCCCCAGTGATTTCCTCGGTACCAGCCATCAACAACGCCTTCCAGTTTGTCAGTGGCGCTGCCAGTGATCTCTTCCTCTTTGTCTACGTGCTTACCATGTTAGCTCACCGGAAGTTCCGTCAGTCCAGCGACTTCTTGCCTAACGGCTTCAAGATGCCTTTCTATAACATCTCTAGTCCACTGACGATTACAGCCTTTATCATCGTCTTCTTGACCCTCTTCACCAACCCTAACGATGTCATCCCCGCCGTGGGTGCCGTCGCTTGGATTATCATCTTCGGTGGCTTCTGCTACCTGATGTATCGCGGTCATAACCACGAAATCGATTAA
- a CDS encoding M50 family metallopeptidase — MIFVHELGHTVVAKLLGVKLLDFNIFGFSWQFQSHELKFQPNLSTLFGSVGMKPSGTGSRMKYVATLLAGPGTNLLLALLFFVFTQVPGAANLIAVNFCLALTTGLPLSSFDNDGEQAKLYWRYPDLWQHAGLIDKLYDTLRSSDYSDASFEKIPAVLDYIAGRPFLTTRNILWIGAYLNDWLILRNSGQAGQQVVNGFWSNYRRSLAQSNDRVGLLAARGEFCTADLILDGQYSPTEMAKFQKGLPRAYRTRLDYLADPQDQAKAERYRELIDKSRAQVGNQAFAVTAEEAFYNWGQERLQDAKGPAQSTNL, encoded by the coding sequence ATGATATTTGTGCATGAGCTGGGCCATACGGTGGTTGCTAAACTATTGGGTGTGAAGCTCTTGGACTTTAATATCTTTGGATTTAGCTGGCAGTTTCAAAGTCACGAGCTAAAATTCCAACCTAATTTATCGACCCTGTTTGGTTCGGTTGGGATGAAGCCGAGCGGGACTGGTAGTCGGATGAAGTATGTGGCCACTTTGCTGGCTGGTCCCGGGACGAATTTGTTGCTGGCCTTGCTCTTTTTTGTCTTCACTCAGGTGCCTGGCGCTGCAAACTTAATCGCCGTTAATTTTTGCCTAGCCCTGACCACTGGTTTGCCACTGAGTAGTTTTGATAATGATGGTGAACAAGCCAAGCTATACTGGCGGTATCCCGACCTGTGGCAGCACGCTGGGTTGATTGATAAGCTATACGATACTTTACGAAGTTCTGATTATTCGGATGCTAGTTTTGAAAAAATCCCAGCGGTCTTGGATTACATCGCTGGACGCCCATTTTTAACTACCCGCAATATTTTGTGGATTGGAGCTTACTTAAATGACTGGTTGATACTGCGAAATTCAGGCCAGGCTGGCCAGCAAGTTGTTAACGGGTTCTGGAGTAATTACCGCCGGTCGCTTGCCCAGTCAAATGATCGAGTAGGGTTGCTAGCTGCCCGGGGAGAATTTTGCACCGCTGATTTGATCTTGGATGGTCAGTATTCACCGACAGAAATGGCCAAATTTCAGAAGGGACTACCCCGTGCTTATCGAACCCGGCTAGATTATTTGGCAGACCCGCAAGACCAGGCTAAGGCTGAACGTTATCGTGAGTTGATTGATAAGTCCCGGGCACAAGTGGGGAATCAGGCCTTTGCCGTGACGGCTGAAGAGGCCTTTTACAACTGGGGCCAGGAACGGCTGCAGGATGCCAAAGGCCCTGCCCAGAGCACCAATCTGTGA
- a CDS encoding amino acid permease, whose protein sequence is MADITHNPDVNQDGTRRTLTNRHIQMIAIGGTIGTGLFVGSGTTISLAGPAILFLYALLGIVFFFMMRAIGEMLYAHPEEHTFVAFVTKYMGFGPGVFAGVTYWLGLIFCGMAELTGIAIIVQYWFPHWNAAIIQLCVLLFLVTLNIFAARVFGETEFWFAIIKIIAIVSLIVTGLFMVLVNFREPSGIHASFANVFKDFTMFPHGLKGFFGSISLVFFSLIAMEFVGITIGETKNPRPVLKKAINQIVYRILIFYIGSLFVIMSVMPWTSVIPGKSPFVQVFQIVGFTAAATVINFVVLTSATSALNSLIFSAGRHLYQISKEVELPIVKEVGKIAKNGIPIRGVVFSVILLLMAPVISSIPAVNDAFQFISAGANDLFIVVYIFTMLAHRKYRESSDFLPDGFTMPFYKIASPLTILAFFLAYLSLFTNENDVIPAFGAIVWVVVFGGICYLIYRKKDHN, encoded by the coding sequence ATGGCAGATATAACCCATAACCCCGACGTGAACCAGGATGGTACCCGGCGGACCCTCACCAATCGTCACATCCAAATGATTGCCATTGGTGGCACGATTGGTACCGGCCTCTTCGTCGGGTCAGGCACTACGATTTCGCTAGCGGGGCCCGCCATCCTGTTCCTATACGCCCTGCTTGGCATTGTCTTTTTCTTCATGATGCGAGCCATCGGGGAAATGCTTTACGCCCATCCCGAAGAGCACACCTTCGTCGCCTTTGTGACCAAGTACATGGGCTTTGGCCCCGGGGTCTTTGCCGGGGTGACCTACTGGTTAGGCCTAATCTTTTGTGGCATGGCCGAACTGACTGGAATCGCCATCATTGTCCAGTACTGGTTCCCCCACTGGAATGCCGCTATCATCCAGCTCTGTGTGCTCCTGTTCCTGGTGACCCTAAACATCTTTGCGGCTCGGGTCTTTGGTGAAACTGAATTCTGGTTTGCCATTATCAAGATCATCGCCATTGTTTCTTTGATTGTGACCGGGCTCTTCATGGTCCTGGTGAACTTCCGCGAGCCATCCGGCATTCACGCTTCCTTTGCTAACGTGTTCAAAGACTTCACTATGTTCCCTCACGGTTTGAAGGGATTCTTTGGTTCCATCTCCCTGGTCTTCTTCTCCTTGATCGCCATGGAGTTCGTCGGAATCACCATCGGTGAAACTAAGAACCCTCGCCCAGTCCTAAAAAAGGCCATTAACCAAATTGTTTACCGGATTCTGATTTTCTATATTGGCTCCCTCTTTGTCATCATGTCGGTTATGCCTTGGACCTCAGTTATTCCGGGCAAGAGTCCCTTCGTCCAGGTCTTCCAAATTGTCGGCTTCACCGCCGCTGCCACGGTTATCAACTTCGTGGTGCTGACCTCGGCTACCTCAGCCTTAAACAGCCTGATTTTCTCAGCTGGCCGGCACCTGTACCAGATTTCTAAGGAAGTGGAACTGCCAATCGTTAAAGAAGTCGGTAAGATTGCCAAGAACGGGATTCCGATTCGCGGTGTGGTCTTCTCCGTTATCTTGCTCCTAATGGCACCAGTGATTTCTTCCATCCCCGCCGTCAACGATGCCTTCCAGTTTATCAGTGCTGGGGCCAACGACCTCTTCATCGTGGTTTATATCTTCACCATGCTGGCCCACCGCAAGTACCGTGAGTCCAGCGACTTCTTACCGGATGGCTTCACAATGCCCTTCTATAAGATTGCCAGTCCCCTGACCATCCTGGCCTTCTTCCTGGCCTACCTGTCACTGTTTACCAACGAAAACGATGTGATTCCGGCCTTCGGTGCCATTGTCTGGGTCGTAGTCTTTGGCGGCATCTGCTACCTGATTTACCGTAAAAAGGATCATAATTAG
- a CDS encoding helix-turn-helix transcriptional regulator — protein sequence MATMGTTLQDKRLALGLSQAEVADQLHVSRQTISYWENDRRQPDIVSLIKLSKIYHLSLDDLVKNDPKVIEKIEAEQRELAYSRSTTLKILSLVSLVIAILFIATVISFVGLHWLSVIEFRIVATGLIFILTFLASAPIFLVTPPQNPEPVFIKRPNLGKTHLGYGTNVNPRNYWGLGIYLLAFILVTTVIWILPR from the coding sequence ATGGCCACTATGGGCACCACCCTACAGGATAAGCGTTTAGCACTGGGATTAAGCCAGGCCGAAGTAGCCGACCAGCTCCACGTTAGCCGACAAACGATTTCCTATTGGGAAAACGACCGCCGCCAACCCGATATTGTTAGTCTGATTAAGCTGAGCAAAATCTACCACTTGTCCCTGGATGACCTGGTGAAAAACGACCCCAAGGTTATTGAAAAAATTGAAGCTGAGCAGCGGGAACTAGCATACAGCCGGTCCACCACTCTGAAAATATTGTCCCTGGTAAGCCTGGTGATAGCAATCCTCTTCATTGCCACTGTAATCAGCTTCGTCGGCCTGCACTGGCTCTCGGTAATTGAGTTCCGGATTGTCGCCACTGGCCTAATCTTTATCCTGACCTTCCTGGCTTCAGCACCAATCTTCTTGGTTACGCCACCGCAAAATCCGGAACCAGTATTCATTAAACGCCCTAATCTAGGCAAAACCCACCTAGGCTATGGCACCAACGTTAATCCGCGTAACTACTGGGGCTTGGGGATTTACCTGCTCGCCTTCATCCTAGTAACCACCGTAATCTGGATTCTGCCTCGTTAA
- a CDS encoding aspartate-semialdehyde dehydrogenase — MTEGYHIAILGATGAVGSRLIDQLSKSTIPVASLKLLATAKSAGQTREFKGQTITVEEAKPESFEGVDIVLASAGGSVSAKFAPEAVKRGAVVVDNSSQWRMNDDVPLVVPEVNADALADHNGIIANPNCSTTQMVVALQPIKEKYGLKQVIVSTYQAASGAGKAAWDEMMAQTEAMNHGKTAPAEILPVKGQPHHYPLGYNLLPQIDVFEDDGYTHEEWKMIHETKKIMFGDKNSDAVKVTGTAVRVPIMIGHGEAVYFVTDAGAGATTKAIQADLADAAGVTLQDDPANQVYPQPLTAEGKRDTFVGRVRPDLENDDAFHMWVVSDNLLKGAAWNTVEIAQTLVDRDLVRVPEGAAAKFPIA, encoded by the coding sequence ATGACCGAAGGATATCATATTGCAATTTTAGGAGCGACGGGTGCTGTTGGTAGCCGCCTAATCGACCAGCTGTCAAAGTCGACTATTCCAGTAGCTTCACTGAAGCTGCTGGCTACGGCTAAGTCAGCAGGCCAGACCCGTGAATTTAAGGGTCAGACCATTACGGTAGAGGAGGCCAAGCCTGAAAGCTTCGAAGGTGTTGATATCGTTTTGGCCAGTGCTGGCGGTTCGGTTTCAGCTAAATTTGCGCCCGAAGCCGTTAAGCGCGGGGCCGTGGTCGTGGATAACTCCAGCCAGTGGCGGATGAACGACGATGTACCTTTGGTGGTGCCCGAAGTTAACGCCGATGCCTTGGCTGATCACAACGGAATTATTGCTAACCCGAACTGCTCAACGACACAGATGGTCGTGGCCCTACAGCCAATCAAGGAAAAGTATGGCCTGAAGCAGGTGATTGTTTCTACTTATCAGGCCGCTTCGGGCGCTGGTAAGGCAGCCTGGGACGAGATGATGGCCCAAACCGAGGCGATGAACCACGGTAAGACTGCACCGGCTGAAATTTTGCCGGTTAAGGGACAGCCCCACCACTATCCATTGGGTTACAACCTGCTGCCTCAGATTGATGTCTTTGAAGACGATGGTTACACCCACGAAGAGTGGAAGATGATCCACGAAACCAAGAAGATTATGTTTGGTGATAAGAACTCTGATGCCGTCAAGGTAACTGGCACGGCTGTCCGGGTGCCAATCATGATTGGACACGGGGAAGCGGTTTACTTTGTTACGGACGCCGGTGCCGGCGCTACAACGAAGGCTATTCAGGCTGACCTGGCTGATGCAGCTGGCGTTACCCTGCAAGATGACCCTGCTAACCAGGTTTACCCACAGCCACTGACGGCTGAAGGTAAGCGTGATACCTTTGTGGGCCGGGTTCGTCCGGATTTGGAAAACGATGATGCCTTCCACATGTGGGTGGTTTCCGATAACCTGCTGAAGGGTGCAGCCTGGAACACGGTTGAAATTGCCCAAACTTTGGTTGACCGTGACCTGGTCCGGGTCCCTGAGGGGGCAGCAGCTAAGTTCCCCATTGCCTAA
- a CDS encoding VOC family protein, producing MKPRKLNHKTIPATDPNRAYRFWRDVFDLPQAGDSHHRHLQLDQSEIAFVPGPASDQLELLVRDHQKELRQHLRNNFIPIITEEERFNHKIAFTIRDSEGNLVTIEANQ from the coding sequence ATGAAACCACGCAAGCTCAACCACAAAACCATCCCCGCTACAGATCCCAACCGGGCCTACCGCTTCTGGCGGGACGTTTTTGACCTGCCCCAGGCCGGCGACAGTCATCATCGGCACCTGCAACTAGACCAGAGCGAGATCGCCTTTGTCCCCGGACCAGCCAGCGACCAGCTCGAACTACTAGTCCGCGACCACCAAAAGGAACTGCGCCAACACCTGCGCAACAACTTCATACCGATTATTACGGAGGAGGAGCGCTTCAATCACAAAATCGCCTTCACCATCCGTGACTCCGAGGGCAACTTGGTGACAATCGAGGCCAACCAGTAA
- a CDS encoding tautomerase family protein, translated as MPLIKVDILKGRTEGEIRGILDAIHEAVLVSFKVPDRDRYQVVTQHDPDEMIIEDTGLGYPRTDKVTVISITSKKRSEEAVRTLYKEIVTNLSESGLVPPEDVMINITFNETYSWSFGRGEVMD; from the coding sequence ATGCCATTAATTAAAGTTGATATCTTAAAGGGCCGTACGGAAGGTGAAATCCGTGGAATTTTGGATGCCATCCATGAAGCCGTTTTGGTTTCCTTTAAGGTGCCCGATCGTGACCGTTACCAAGTGGTGACCCAGCACGACCCTGATGAAATGATTATTGAAGACACCGGCCTGGGTTATCCCCGGACTGATAAGGTGACGGTGATTTCGATTACGAGCAAGAAGCGCAGCGAGGAAGCTGTTCGCACCTTATATAAGGAAATCGTGACCAATTTGTCGGAAAGTGGTTTGGTTCCGCCGGAAGATGTCATGATTAACATCACCTTTAACGAAACCTACTCATGGAGCTTTGGCCGTGGGGAAGTGATGGACTAG